The following are encoded together in the Cohaesibacter gelatinilyticus genome:
- a CDS encoding NAD-dependent succinate-semialdehyde dehydrogenase, giving the protein MLKLRDQSLLETRAYVNGEWVENGKTFDVINPATGEVVAKVTDLSAEEVSTTIDHAYQAQKSWKKLTGKERGALLRRWYDLMVENVDDLGTIVCAEMGKPLPEAKGEVLYGASFIEWFAEEAKRIYGDVIPGHQQDKRIVVLKQPIGVVGSITPWNFPNAMIARKVAPALAVGCSFVARPAELTPLSANAMAVLAERAGIPAGVFNVVPSSDSSGVGQELCANEKVSKVTFTGSTRVGKILMQQCADTIKKLSLELGGNAPFLVFDDADLDAAVDGAMIAKYRNGGQTCVCANRIYVQAGVYEAFAEKLAAKVQSLKLGDGFEEGVTTGPLINQAAVDKVEQHVSDAVHKGAQVMVGGKPHELGHTFFEPTILTDVTTDMVVAREETFGPVAPLFKFETEEEVVALANDSEFGLAGYFYSRDIARVWRVAEEMETGMVGINTGLISTEMAPFGGIKQSGLGREGSKYGVEDFLEMKYLCFGEIH; this is encoded by the coding sequence ATGTTGAAATTACGCGATCAAAGCCTCTTGGAAACCCGTGCTTATGTGAATGGTGAATGGGTGGAAAATGGCAAGACCTTTGACGTGATCAACCCGGCGACGGGTGAAGTGGTGGCAAAAGTTACTGATCTTTCCGCCGAGGAAGTCTCCACAACTATTGATCATGCTTATCAAGCGCAAAAGAGCTGGAAGAAGCTGACCGGCAAAGAGCGCGGTGCTTTGCTGCGTCGCTGGTATGACTTGATGGTCGAGAATGTTGATGATCTGGGCACCATTGTCTGTGCCGAAATGGGCAAACCTCTGCCGGAAGCAAAAGGCGAAGTGCTCTATGGTGCCAGTTTTATCGAATGGTTTGCAGAAGAAGCCAAACGTATCTATGGCGACGTCATTCCTGGCCATCAACAGGATAAGCGTATTGTGGTGCTGAAACAGCCAATCGGCGTGGTTGGCTCCATCACACCTTGGAATTTTCCTAATGCCATGATTGCACGTAAGGTTGCTCCTGCTTTGGCTGTGGGATGTTCTTTCGTCGCTCGTCCGGCTGAGCTGACCCCGTTGTCTGCCAATGCCATGGCGGTGTTGGCCGAGCGGGCAGGGATCCCGGCTGGTGTCTTCAACGTGGTGCCAAGCTCTGATTCCTCAGGCGTTGGTCAAGAGCTCTGCGCCAATGAGAAAGTCTCCAAGGTCACCTTCACCGGCTCCACCCGTGTTGGCAAAATTCTCATGCAGCAATGTGCGGATACGATCAAGAAACTCTCATTGGAACTGGGCGGGAATGCCCCATTCCTTGTTTTTGATGATGCAGATCTCGATGCTGCCGTCGATGGAGCGATGATCGCCAAATATCGCAATGGCGGCCAAACTTGTGTCTGTGCTAACCGCATCTATGTTCAAGCAGGTGTTTATGAGGCCTTTGCAGAGAAGCTCGCAGCCAAAGTGCAGAGCCTGAAACTGGGAGATGGATTTGAAGAGGGGGTAACCACCGGCCCACTGATCAATCAGGCTGCTGTTGACAAGGTCGAGCAGCATGTTTCTGACGCCGTGCATAAAGGGGCGCAGGTTATGGTTGGTGGCAAGCCTCATGAACTTGGCCACACCTTCTTTGAGCCAACTATCCTCACAGATGTGACGACCGATATGGTGGTTGCACGTGAAGAGACATTTGGTCCGGTTGCACCACTGTTCAAATTCGAAACCGAGGAAGAAGTTGTGGCATTGGCCAATGATAGCGAATTCGGCTTGGCTGGTTACTTCTATTCTCGCGACATTGCCCGCGTTTGGCGTGTTGCAGAGGAGATGGAAACCGGCATGGTTGGTATCAATACGGGGCTTATCTCCACCGAGATGGCTCCATTCGGTGGTATCAAGCAATCTGGTTTGGGTCGCGAAGGTTCTAAATACGGTGTTGAGGATTTTCTGGAGATGAAATACCTCTGCTTCGGAGAAATCCATTAA
- a CDS encoding biotin transporter BioY, with protein MERNLVFIALFAALIAALGLIPKIDLAFGVPITAQSLGIMLAGTVLGAKRGLLAVLLLLALVALGLPLLSGGRGGLGVFTSPTAGFLVGFPIAAFVAGLIMQSWKHDNIALVATVAAVVGGIIALYACGIVGLSVVLGKGLIESALLVTPFLIGDAIKAVITGLVTQGIAKARPAMLLSRT; from the coding sequence GTGGAAAGAAATCTTGTTTTCATCGCCCTGTTTGCAGCCTTGATAGCGGCATTGGGGCTGATCCCGAAAATTGATCTGGCCTTTGGCGTTCCCATCACCGCTCAAAGCCTCGGTATCATGCTGGCAGGAACTGTTCTGGGCGCAAAGCGTGGCTTGCTGGCCGTTTTGCTGCTTCTGGCATTGGTAGCACTTGGATTGCCCTTGCTTTCTGGCGGTCGTGGTGGCCTTGGTGTCTTTACTTCTCCAACAGCAGGGTTTCTGGTCGGCTTCCCGATCGCTGCTTTCGTTGCCGGTCTGATCATGCAGAGCTGGAAGCATGACAATATTGCTTTGGTCGCAACTGTTGCTGCCGTCGTTGGCGGGATCATTGCACTATATGCTTGCGGTATTGTTGGTCTTTCGGTCGTACTTGGCAAAGGCTTGATTGAATCGGCACTTCTTGTCACACCATTCCTGATTGGCGATGCCATCAAGGCCGTGATTACAGGGCTGGTGACGCAGGGCATTGCAAAAGCACGCCCGGCAATGCTGCTTTCAAGGACCTGA
- a CDS encoding energy-coupling factor ABC transporter ATP-binding protein, with protein MIAIHSVDFSLQERPILSNVTLEISEKRVGLIGCNGSGKTSLLRMIAGLQEPDKGSVKIKGVDVAKDRQQAISTVGLIFQNPDHQIIFPTVEEEIAFGLESQLGDKAEAIRKANEILEAFGRSHWAALGTHMLSQGQRHLVCLMSVLAMKPSVILLDEPYAGLDWPTSSALYQWLEGLDQQIVLITHDLEHLRNFDRIIWLDDGKLAMDGTPETVLTAYVKEMKLRGYSDLTPETMQRSEISKLGA; from the coding sequence GTGATCGCAATACACTCAGTCGACTTTTCCTTGCAGGAACGCCCCATCCTGTCCAATGTGACCTTGGAAATTTCGGAAAAGCGTGTTGGCTTGATCGGCTGCAATGGCTCCGGAAAAACGTCACTTTTGCGTATGATCGCCGGTCTTCAGGAACCCGACAAAGGGTCTGTTAAGATCAAAGGCGTTGATGTTGCCAAAGATCGGCAGCAAGCCATATCGACTGTTGGTTTGATTTTCCAAAATCCCGACCACCAGATTATCTTCCCGACAGTGGAAGAGGAAATTGCCTTCGGTTTGGAAAGCCAGCTTGGCGACAAGGCAGAAGCTATTCGTAAAGCCAATGAGATTTTGGAAGCCTTTGGCCGAAGTCATTGGGCAGCTCTTGGCACTCACATGCTCTCACAAGGTCAGCGACATCTCGTCTGCTTGATGTCTGTATTGGCGATGAAGCCATCTGTTATTCTGCTGGATGAGCCTTATGCGGGCCTTGATTGGCCCACAAGTTCAGCACTTTATCAATGGCTAGAGGGGCTGGATCAGCAAATTGTACTTATTACCCATGACCTTGAGCATTTGCGGAACTTTGACCGAATTATCTGGTTGGATGACGGAAAGCTTGCAATGGATGGCACTCCAGAGACAGTGCTTACTGCCTATGTCAAGGAAATGAAACTGCGAGGTTATTCCGATCTGACCCCGGAAACTATGCAGCGATCTGAAATTTCGAAGTTAGGGGCATAA
- a CDS encoding energy-coupling factor transporter transmembrane component T family protein has translation MLSLSIPGQSWLHRLPATIKLIALCAATIFVFSLKSWVLAFFVLVIVCLLYLSLGLSFAKTGLQRLKPLIWMIAVIMLYHIVTGRFEEGLVITLRLCAAIGIATLVTMTTRLDAMMKVVDWLAEPVYKLGLPRRTLGLATALVIRFTPVFIQRGATLADAWKMRSTRKPSHRLLVPLSLAVLDDADRVAEALKARGGLAHSKVRAIKSAEE, from the coding sequence ATGCTCTCTCTCTCAATCCCCGGACAAAGCTGGCTTCATAGGCTTCCGGCCACGATCAAGCTAATCGCACTGTGTGCGGCGACTATATTTGTGTTTTCTTTAAAAAGCTGGGTACTTGCGTTTTTCGTGCTGGTAATCGTGTGTCTGCTTTATCTGTCGCTCGGGCTGTCATTTGCCAAAACCGGGTTGCAGCGCCTTAAACCGCTAATCTGGATGATTGCTGTTATCATGCTCTATCATATTGTGACCGGACGGTTTGAAGAGGGGTTGGTAATCACCTTGCGTCTATGCGCAGCGATTGGTATCGCGACTTTGGTCACCATGACCACCCGTCTGGATGCCATGATGAAGGTGGTTGATTGGTTGGCAGAACCGGTTTACAAGCTTGGCTTACCACGACGCACGCTTGGACTGGCAACAGCATTGGTTATCCGCTTCACACCGGTTTTCATTCAGCGTGGGGCAACGTTGGCCGACGCCTGGAAAATGCGGAGTACGCGAAAGCCAAGTCATCGTTTGTTGGTACCACTTAGTCTGGCTGTTTTGGATGACGCAGATAGAGTGGCAGAGGCTTTGAAAGCCCGTGGTGGATTGGCCCATTCCAAAGTTCGGGCAATAAAATCTGCCGAAGAATAG
- a CDS encoding efflux RND transporter periplasmic adaptor subunit, translated as MAKRNTRPILSLFVVALLGAGLAWSFWPRPLMVDIGNVQREPMIVTIDEDGRTRVHDAYIVSTPVAGRLLRVEVEPGDVVEKGKSVVAQMLPINPAALDIRTREQARAAVTAAEAALRVAKADLNKAIADLELEQSELKRTQSLAKRGTVSQSTLERAQSKTRRASATRDTAEAAISMREAELVNARARLIGFDDPKAGGNAPLEKEIPLYSPTDGRILKIVQRSATTLPAGAPVMEIGNIEGDLEIVVELLSSDAVQIREGNRVIIDDWGGEELLGGKVSRIDPLGFTKISALGVEEQRVNGVIQFTGDQVKRDALGHGFRVTARIVVWEDDNALVVPSNALFRMGENWAVFAVVEGKATQKQVTIGRNNGLKAQILEGLDVGDAIILYPSAAVSDGKAVASR; from the coding sequence ATGGCTAAACGCAATACACGCCCCATATTGAGCCTTTTTGTAGTTGCACTGTTGGGGGCCGGGCTGGCCTGGTCCTTTTGGCCACGCCCATTGATGGTCGATATTGGCAACGTTCAGCGCGAGCCGATGATTGTAACCATCGATGAAGACGGTCGCACCAGAGTGCATGATGCTTACATCGTCTCTACACCCGTGGCTGGAAGACTGCTTCGTGTCGAAGTAGAACCTGGCGATGTCGTCGAAAAAGGCAAAAGCGTCGTTGCACAGATGTTGCCGATCAATCCAGCGGCATTGGATATCCGCACACGCGAACAAGCACGCGCTGCTGTGACGGCGGCAGAGGCTGCTCTCCGGGTGGCAAAGGCAGATTTGAACAAGGCGATTGCTGATCTTGAGCTCGAACAGAGTGAATTGAAACGCACACAGTCCTTGGCCAAGCGAGGCACGGTCAGCCAATCAACCTTGGAGCGGGCACAGAGTAAAACACGCCGTGCCAGTGCAACGCGAGATACAGCAGAGGCAGCTATTTCGATGCGTGAAGCGGAGTTGGTCAATGCCCGGGCTCGTCTAATTGGATTTGATGATCCCAAGGCTGGGGGCAATGCACCACTTGAGAAGGAGATTCCCCTTTATTCCCCAACAGATGGTCGCATATTGAAGATTGTTCAACGTTCTGCAACCACACTGCCTGCCGGAGCTCCCGTCATGGAGATCGGCAATATTGAAGGCGATCTGGAGATTGTCGTCGAATTGCTGTCTAGCGATGCGGTACAGATCAGAGAAGGCAATCGGGTTATCATTGATGATTGGGGGGGAGAAGAGCTTCTTGGCGGCAAAGTAAGCCGGATTGACCCACTCGGTTTCACCAAAATCTCGGCACTCGGTGTCGAAGAGCAACGGGTAAATGGCGTGATCCAATTCACAGGTGATCAGGTCAAGCGTGACGCTCTTGGTCATGGTTTTCGCGTTACTGCCCGCATCGTAGTTTGGGAAGATGACAATGCTCTGGTGGTACCGTCCAATGCCCTCTTCCGAATGGGCGAAAATTGGGCCGTATTTGCAGTGGTTGAGGGAAAAGCAACGCAGAAGCAAGTGACAATTGGCCGGAATAATGGCTTGAAAGCCCAGATTCTTGAAGGCTTGGATGTCGGTGATGCCATCATCCTCTATCCATCGGCAGCTGTGAGTGATGGCAAGGCAGTCGCATCACGTTGA
- a CDS encoding ABC transporter permease, whose translation MSVLNQKLWRDLNRMKVQSLAIAAVIAVGVMLLVMMSGVVTSLTETQRAYYERNHFADVFTSLKRAPASVLRDLRAIPGISVVEGRVAGSALINMPSQAVPIRAQALSLPDLHLPRLNVPLLTDGRLVDADQPDEILLLRSFAHAHDLLPGDYLSVTMNGNRRQLAIVGLVQSPEFLYSVPPGELFSEDKRFGVFWMSNTALAAAFDMRGAFNDVLISIGLQAREAAVIEAVDLVLKPYGGLGAYGRSDQISDHFTTQEITSMRDASKSVPPIFLAVAAFLLNIVISRMVQAEREQIGLIKAFGYNDWEVGLHYLKLVLVIACFGALIGCILGIAAGRGMMELYLVYFKFPALVFQLDPSSFVIGLGVSIFAASLGGLLVLRAVFALTPSEAMRPPTPPDYSKRGQWGARFSQMLDQPSRMVLRRLTRAPGRMLGSMVGIATGMALSVAMISLLAGFDRTIELTFDVLDRSDVTVTFIHPVHENAALQLSKLDGVTSVEPARAVSVIFRNGVKTSRGAVQGYIASPRLNRALKRDLSPVYLRQDGLILSTALAKKLDIRPGDILTLEIREGRQPKLDIPVAGLAQSLIGSPAYMELSALNRVLSEPDRISTAFLTIDASKQENIYRSLKAMPGVAGVSVKSEARDSFVKMLNEGSGSTRFIMIAIAAIITFGIVYNAARIGFAERERDLASLRVIGLSKGETAFVLLGELAVVTLVALPVGGLVGYFLTFAIANGYSTDLYQIPVTFSPRSFGLAGLSVVLAAICSGWLVKRDADNLELVTALKTRE comes from the coding sequence ATGAGTGTTCTGAACCAAAAATTATGGCGAGATCTCAACCGCATGAAGGTACAATCGCTTGCGATTGCTGCTGTCATTGCAGTTGGTGTCATGTTGCTCGTCATGATGAGTGGTGTGGTAACATCGCTGACAGAGACCCAACGAGCCTATTATGAACGCAATCATTTTGCAGATGTTTTTACCTCGCTCAAACGCGCTCCCGCTTCTGTTCTGAGAGACTTGCGTGCCATTCCCGGCATTTCAGTTGTTGAAGGACGTGTGGCCGGCTCAGCTCTGATCAACATGCCCAGTCAGGCTGTTCCTATCAGGGCACAAGCTTTATCATTGCCAGATCTGCATTTGCCACGCCTCAATGTTCCTCTTTTGACCGACGGACGCCTCGTGGATGCAGATCAACCGGATGAAATCCTGCTCCTACGCAGTTTTGCCCACGCTCATGATCTGCTACCCGGAGATTATTTATCAGTGACCATGAATGGCAATCGCCGCCAATTGGCCATCGTCGGTCTGGTCCAATCTCCAGAATTTCTCTATAGCGTTCCTCCAGGCGAATTGTTTAGCGAAGACAAACGCTTTGGCGTTTTCTGGATGAGCAATACCGCCCTTGCTGCTGCCTTTGACATGCGCGGTGCCTTTAATGATGTTTTGATTTCCATTGGATTGCAGGCCCGCGAGGCCGCTGTCATCGAAGCAGTGGATCTGGTGCTCAAACCCTATGGTGGACTTGGTGCCTATGGGCGATCTGATCAGATATCCGACCATTTCACCACTCAGGAAATTACCAGCATGCGTGACGCAAGCAAAAGCGTACCACCAATCTTTCTGGCGGTTGCGGCATTTTTGCTGAATATCGTGATTTCGCGCATGGTTCAGGCAGAGCGGGAACAAATCGGCCTGATCAAGGCTTTTGGCTATAATGATTGGGAAGTTGGCCTGCATTATCTGAAACTGGTACTGGTCATTGCATGCTTTGGTGCTCTGATTGGCTGCATTCTTGGGATTGCTGCCGGACGAGGCATGATGGAGCTCTATCTTGTCTATTTCAAATTTCCTGCACTCGTCTTTCAGCTAGACCCGTCAAGTTTTGTCATCGGTCTTGGTGTCAGCATTTTTGCGGCTTCTCTTGGAGGACTTTTGGTTCTGCGCGCCGTTTTTGCCCTGACACCCTCAGAAGCCATGCGTCCTCCTACTCCACCTGATTACAGCAAAAGAGGTCAATGGGGTGCAAGGTTCAGTCAAATGCTGGATCAACCCAGCCGCATGGTTTTGCGACGCCTGACGCGCGCGCCTGGACGGATGCTGGGATCCATGGTCGGCATTGCGACGGGCATGGCACTGTCCGTTGCCATGATATCGCTTCTCGCTGGATTTGACCGCACGATCGAACTGACTTTTGATGTTCTGGACCGCTCGGATGTCACTGTAACATTCATTCATCCAGTGCATGAAAATGCTGCTCTTCAATTGTCGAAACTGGATGGGGTCACATCAGTGGAGCCCGCCCGTGCCGTTTCCGTTATTTTTCGAAACGGGGTCAAGACCAGCCGTGGGGCCGTGCAAGGATATATTGCCTCGCCGCGCCTCAATCGCGCACTCAAGCGAGATCTGTCTCCTGTTTACTTGAGACAGGATGGACTGATCCTCTCGACAGCTTTGGCCAAAAAACTGGATATTCGCCCCGGCGATATACTTACTCTGGAAATTCGCGAAGGACGGCAACCCAAGCTCGATATTCCAGTAGCAGGGCTCGCACAGAGCCTGATAGGTTCTCCTGCCTATATGGAATTATCCGCACTTAATCGGGTCTTGTCAGAACCTGACAGAATCTCAACAGCCTTCCTGACCATCGATGCTTCAAAACAAGAGAACATCTATCGGTCCTTGAAAGCCATGCCTGGTGTTGCTGGTGTTTCGGTCAAATCCGAGGCGCGGGACTCTTTTGTAAAAATGCTGAATGAAGGCTCCGGTTCGACCCGTTTCATCATGATCGCCATTGCCGCCATTATCACTTTTGGCATTGTATATAACGCTGCACGCATCGGTTTTGCCGAGCGCGAGCGTGATCTGGCAAGTCTGCGCGTAATAGGCCTTAGCAAAGGTGAGACGGCTTTTGTATTGTTAGGAGAGCTTGCCGTCGTAACTCTTGTTGCCTTGCCTGTTGGAGGATTGGTTGGATATTTTCTAACCTTTGCCATTGCCAATGGTTATTCAACGGACCTTTATCAAATTCCTGTCACCTTTTCTCCGCGCAGCTTTGGCTTGGCGGGTCTTTCTGTTGTGCTGGCGGCCATTTGCTCTGGTTGGCTGGTCAAGAGAGATGCCGACAATCTGGAACTTGTCACAGCGCTCAAGACGAGAGAATAA